The DNA window AAAACTTGGAAAAAGTTGTTGCGGAACTCGAGCAATACGGTGTGAAAACTGTTTTTGCAGTGGCTGATGTTGCCGATCAAGATTCAGTCAATGCAGCAGTTGAACACGTTTTGGCTGAACTTGGCTCGATTGATATTTTAATTAATAATGCAGGTATTGGGAAATTCGGTAACTTCCTTGATCTATCACCTGAAGAATTTAAAGCCATTATCGACACCAACTTGATGGGTGTGTATTATGTAACACGCGCTGTCTTGCCGCAAATGATCGAGCGTCAATCAGGTGACATTATTAATATTTCATCAACAGCTGGTCAAAAAGGTGCGCCGGTAACAAGTGCTTACAGCGCGTCGAAGTTTGGTGTCATGGGATTAACAGAATCGTTAATGCTCGAAGTAAGAAAACACAATATCCGTGTCAGTGCACTAACACCGAGTACAGTTGCAACTGACTTAGCGATTGGTGAAAACTTAACCGATGGCAATCCTGATAAAGTGATGCAGCCAGAAGATTTGGCTGAAATGATGGTTGCTCAGTTAAAACTACACCCACGCGTATTATTAAAATCGGCTGGACTTTGGTCGACTAATCCTTAAACTCAACCTAGTATAAAGAGCTCCGTTCACAAAATTGTGAACGGAGCTCTTTTAAATGACAGCTAAAATTATCCCTTTTACTAACGTTAAGTGTAAAAATAGTATACCGTTCATGCGGATTGATCAACAGAGCCTTTTGACTACGTAACTTAGCGAAGCCAAAAAGAAAATAACCTCCTGCCATTTTGCATGAGCACTGAAAAACAACCTTTCTCAGAGCTGTTCAATTATCCACTTTTACTGTCTTCATCGACCAAAAAACAACTGGAATCATTGCCAGTGCAAGAAATCCGCCTCCTAAAGACATGACGGCATAACTTGACTGCGCCATGACCAGTCCCGAAAGCCCGCCGCCTGTTGCTCCTGCTAGCGCAACTAATACATCTACAGTACCTTGTGTTTTTGCGCGTGTCGATGGATGGGTTGAGTCAACAATGAGT is part of the Planococcus kocurii genome and encodes:
- a CDS encoding 3-ketoacyl-ACP reductase is translated as MQNLTGKNALITGAGRGIGRSTAIAFAAEGINVGLVGRTAENLEKVVAELEQYGVKTVFAVADVADQDSVNAAVEHVLAELGSIDILINNAGIGKFGNFLDLSPEEFKAIIDTNLMGVYYVTRAVLPQMIERQSGDIINISSTAGQKGAPVTSAYSASKFGVMGLTESLMLEVRKHNIRVSALTPSTVATDLAIGENLTDGNPDKVMQPEDLAEMMVAQLKLHPRVLLKSAGLWSTNP